From Weissella confusa, a single genomic window includes:
- a CDS encoding ADP-ribosylglycohydrolase family protein has product MKATYLRQAMYAFAMGDAFGVPYEFKGRDTYEVVPEMVGYQTYSQPKGTWSDDTSLTLATINALFEPFDLKTVMGNFVDYLENAAFTPYGEVFDVGNGTAAAIKSYEETGDTSYFRPDDELNNGNGALMRVWPVAFYEFDSDRTIEEISDELTGLTHGHRRSRLASRFFIYFLRMMPRVQNVERALDMAIRRSNRTAMETAALETEEFGWLAITDEQSSADIINHLKTMTRDEVPSSGYVVDTLQAVLWTLLHTTSFAEAVQTAAALGDDTDTIAALVAVIMTFADPDFPAEWLDDLGAKEKIERELLLADESGKFA; this is encoded by the coding sequence ATGAAAGCAACGTATTTAAGACAAGCCATGTATGCCTTCGCAATGGGCGATGCTTTTGGTGTCCCTTATGAATTTAAGGGACGTGATACATATGAAGTCGTACCAGAGATGGTCGGGTATCAAACATACTCACAGCCAAAAGGGACGTGGAGTGATGATACTAGCTTAACGCTAGCAACTATCAATGCTTTGTTTGAACCGTTTGATCTAAAGACGGTGATGGGTAATTTTGTTGATTATTTGGAAAACGCAGCCTTCACGCCTTATGGTGAAGTGTTCGACGTTGGTAACGGTACAGCCGCTGCAATTAAATCATACGAGGAAACTGGTGATACTAGTTACTTCCGCCCAGATGATGAGCTAAACAATGGTAATGGCGCCTTGATGCGTGTTTGGCCGGTGGCTTTTTACGAGTTTGATTCTGACCGCACGATTGAAGAGATTAGTGACGAATTGACGGGCCTCACTCATGGACACCGTCGTTCACGCTTAGCATCACGTTTCTTTATCTATTTCTTGCGTATGATGCCGCGTGTACAAAATGTAGAACGTGCCCTAGATATGGCTATTCGTCGTTCTAATCGTACTGCTATGGAAACGGCAGCACTTGAAACAGAAGAATTCGGCTGGTTAGCGATTACTGACGAGCAATCATCAGCTGATATTATCAATCATCTTAAGACTATGACGCGTGATGAGGTGCCTAGTTCAGGTTACGTTGTCGACACGTTGCAAGCGGTACTGTGGACGTTGTTGCACACAACAAGCTTCGCAGAGGCTGTCCAGACGGCAGCTGCACTGGGTGATGACACGGATACAATTGCGGCGTTGGTCGCAGTTATCATGACGTTTGCTGATCCAGATTTCCCAGCGGAGTGGCTGGATGATTTGGGTGCTAAAGAAAAAATTGAACGTGAATTGTTGTTGGCTGATGAGTCAGGAAAATTTGCCTAA
- a CDS encoding YfhO family protein: MPYYLTGTSLVWQSDGIAQHFPALVQWQSDLKDLLFNHEWPNAWQWQIGLGADYLQTFAYYTMGDIFTYGVALVSKAHVLAYYNLSIVIRLFLAGLSFIVVARHFVPKQQNWQYLIGTFSYIFFGYTAFAAFEHPFFLNPLIIFPLLILMLHRALSKRQYGWFTVLVAWTLWNNFYFAFMMAIGAFAFWLGYQWFNKNWLNWRQHLVLFGHAVIGALIPMILFLPSVMAVLQSARSGKSLANGLTIYPAYYYLGLPGNLIGNLTTPDFWLTGGFSALSVMAIIFSLRRWQAFKPYNLIWLVSFVGVLLPVFAGLLNGGSSPSNRWIFMLALPISLVTIVMLGQLKQLTARDYLTFSLVGLLSATSLFIMSSFNLNMRFGLVIAWFFGTVAVLWFTQHHLSRPKLAWLLVGLTLFNVVLITSRNHTDNTNPNQSDMLATQSVNKLLANQKNYVPTSTTFERSFIDNQLSNATGIAPATNLPILSQVNNVESYWSLQNGAVGNLMTALEVGPSNPNDVTGNLDNRDVLSNVLGIKQRFQNPDTLTPASYEEQSDVTVNGQTVLTSENAYPLVYLPKYTIAQHDFNQLSATKKEATLADSVVVPSVTSGEASAFAQEVTTAKVRTDQTKPAKQSVHFRYTTHASLLPDGIFLPADKTLKGTELHLTLSHIKYHPASLAEQHHQALAQYEYDYEQASRNPQNEPDLRHNTAAYSWNWYQHNVKNAGNEIGGYTITAGYADREISTTQTGQTNLSFYNPRQSVTLNLGQATKTNQEQFIPLTFSRPGTYEFDVSIEAIPTDKRFTKVAKATQATAPHVQLTDDAVKTTVSVKTPRVLATTIPYSSGWSAKGYHLQKINNGFVGIPLHSGKNNIYLTYETPGLTIGRWLSLAGIMLFILVRLIRRYIK, from the coding sequence TTGCCCTATTACTTAACTGGTACGTCACTTGTCTGGCAATCAGATGGAATTGCACAACACTTTCCAGCGTTGGTGCAATGGCAAAGTGATTTGAAAGACTTACTATTCAATCACGAATGGCCAAACGCCTGGCAATGGCAAATCGGACTCGGAGCAGATTATCTCCAAACGTTTGCTTATTACACGATGGGCGATATTTTCACATACGGAGTTGCTCTGGTTAGCAAAGCCCATGTGCTCGCCTATTACAACTTAAGTATTGTGATACGGCTATTTCTAGCCGGATTGAGTTTTATCGTCGTGGCGCGTCATTTTGTGCCCAAGCAACAAAACTGGCAGTATTTAATCGGTACCTTCAGTTATATCTTTTTCGGCTATACGGCGTTCGCTGCGTTTGAACATCCATTCTTCTTGAACCCGCTGATCATCTTTCCATTGCTGATTCTGATGTTGCATCGGGCATTAAGCAAACGACAGTATGGTTGGTTTACCGTATTAGTGGCTTGGACCCTGTGGAATAACTTTTATTTCGCCTTTATGATGGCAATCGGTGCCTTTGCCTTTTGGCTGGGTTATCAATGGTTTAACAAGAACTGGCTAAACTGGCGTCAACATCTAGTGCTGTTTGGTCACGCCGTAATCGGCGCGTTGATCCCGATGATTTTATTCTTACCGAGTGTCATGGCTGTTTTGCAGTCTGCTCGCTCTGGTAAGTCATTGGCTAACGGTTTGACTATCTATCCGGCGTATTACTATTTAGGCTTGCCTGGTAATTTGATTGGTAATTTAACGACGCCTGATTTTTGGTTGACTGGTGGCTTTAGTGCCCTCAGTGTGATGGCTATCATTTTCAGTCTTCGCCGTTGGCAAGCATTCAAACCCTACAATTTGATTTGGTTAGTTAGTTTTGTCGGTGTCTTATTACCCGTTTTCGCTGGCCTATTGAACGGTGGATCTTCCCCTTCAAACCGATGGATTTTCATGTTGGCCTTGCCAATTAGTCTGGTAACTATCGTCATGTTGGGGCAATTAAAGCAGCTAACAGCCCGTGATTACTTAACGTTCTCGCTAGTCGGACTCCTATCGGCCACATCTTTGTTTATCATGAGCAGTTTTAATTTGAACATGCGTTTTGGCTTGGTGATTGCTTGGTTCTTCGGTACAGTCGCTGTGCTGTGGTTCACGCAACATCACCTGTCACGTCCAAAACTTGCTTGGTTATTGGTCGGACTGACACTATTCAACGTGGTTTTGATTACAAGTCGCAACCACACTGATAATACCAACCCCAATCAGAGTGATATGTTAGCTACTCAGTCTGTTAACAAGTTATTGGCTAACCAAAAAAACTACGTCCCAACGTCAACAACGTTCGAACGCAGTTTCATTGATAACCAGCTTAGCAATGCGACCGGTATTGCGCCGGCAACTAATTTGCCAATTCTGAGTCAGGTTAATAATGTCGAAAGTTACTGGTCACTCCAGAACGGTGCGGTCGGCAACCTGATGACGGCGTTAGAAGTTGGCCCATCAAATCCCAATGACGTGACGGGAAATCTCGACAATCGTGATGTCCTAAGCAACGTTTTAGGCATTAAACAACGTTTTCAAAATCCTGATACCCTGACACCGGCTTCATATGAAGAACAGTCAGATGTCACGGTCAATGGTCAAACCGTCTTAACCTCGGAAAATGCGTATCCATTGGTATATTTGCCTAAGTATACAATTGCGCAGCATGACTTTAATCAACTATCTGCGACCAAAAAGGAAGCCACGTTAGCTGATAGTGTTGTCGTACCAAGTGTGACGTCAGGTGAAGCATCAGCCTTTGCCCAAGAAGTGACAACAGCGAAGGTCCGCACCGATCAAACGAAACCGGCTAAGCAAAGCGTGCACTTCCGTTACACAACCCATGCTTCATTGTTGCCTGATGGCATCTTCCTACCGGCTGATAAGACCCTTAAGGGGACGGAATTGCATTTGACTTTGTCACATATCAAGTACCATCCTGCGTCGTTAGCAGAACAACATCATCAAGCTTTGGCCCAGTATGAATATGATTATGAGCAAGCAAGTCGTAACCCGCAAAATGAGCCCGATTTGCGCCATAATACTGCCGCCTATTCATGGAATTGGTATCAGCACAATGTGAAAAACGCTGGTAATGAGATTGGTGGTTATACAATTACAGCTGGTTATGCGGATCGTGAAATCAGCACAACACAAACTGGTCAAACAAACCTGTCCTTCTACAACCCTCGTCAAAGCGTCACATTGAACCTTGGACAGGCGACGAAGACTAATCAGGAACAATTTATTCCGCTGACCTTCTCACGTCCTGGAACCTATGAATTCGATGTATCAATTGAAGCTATTCCAACGGACAAACGATTTACAAAGGTTGCTAAGGCGACACAAGCGACAGCACCGCATGTTCAGCTGACTGATGATGCAGTCAAGACTACGGTGTCAGTTAAGACGCCTCGTGTATTGGCAACGACCATTCCGTACAGTTCTGGTTGGTCAGCCAAGGGTTACCACCTGCAGAAAATCAATAACGGTTTTGTTGGTATTCCCCTACACAGCGGCAAGAACAACATTTACTTAACATACGAGACACCAGGCCTAACTATTGGCCGTTGGCTCAGTTTAGCTGGTATTATGCTATTTATCCTAGTCAGATTAATCCGGCGTTATATTAAATAA
- a CDS encoding mannose/fructose/sorbose PTS transporter subunit IIB: MVNFIIASHGEFAAGIRQSGQMIFGEQENVQVVTFMPNEGPEDLMKKYDDALATFEPEGQVLFLVDLWGGSPFNAATRIQAQHENRMAIVSGLNLPMLVEAYGARFSMETAAEIAHYLVPVAKEGVKSIPETEEATPATDATSSEEAAPAVAAGDINEVKHSGERQIDVRLARIDSRLLHGQVATAWTKSVQPNRIIVVSDGVAKDELRKTLLVQAAPVGVKVNVVPIQKLVDVWDDPRFASVKALLLFETPQDVAAAVKGGVKLDKVNIGSMSHSEGKRMVTNAVAVDDEDVKTLEYLRDQGITFDVRKVPSDQSKDIFDLLK, encoded by the coding sequence ATGGTGAATTTCATTATTGCTAGTCACGGCGAGTTCGCTGCCGGCATCCGTCAATCAGGTCAAATGATCTTCGGGGAGCAAGAGAACGTACAAGTTGTAACGTTTATGCCAAACGAAGGTCCAGAGGACTTGATGAAGAAGTATGACGATGCGTTGGCAACGTTTGAGCCAGAGGGACAAGTTTTGTTCCTTGTGGATTTGTGGGGCGGGTCACCGTTTAACGCGGCAACTCGTATTCAAGCCCAACACGAAAATCGCATGGCGATTGTGTCAGGTTTGAACCTACCAATGTTGGTAGAAGCATATGGTGCTCGTTTCTCAATGGAAACGGCTGCCGAAATTGCACACTACTTGGTACCAGTTGCCAAGGAAGGTGTGAAGTCAATTCCAGAAACGGAAGAGGCAACGCCAGCTACGGACGCTACTTCATCAGAAGAAGCAGCACCAGCAGTAGCTGCGGGGGATATTAATGAAGTAAAGCACTCTGGTGAGCGCCAAATCGACGTTCGCTTGGCTCGTATCGACTCACGTTTGTTGCACGGACAAGTTGCAACCGCTTGGACGAAGTCAGTACAACCAAATCGTATCATCGTTGTTTCTGACGGTGTTGCTAAGGATGAGTTGCGTAAGACATTGTTGGTACAAGCCGCACCGGTTGGTGTAAAGGTTAACGTTGTACCAATTCAAAAGTTGGTTGATGTTTGGGATGACCCACGTTTTGCCTCAGTTAAGGCCTTGTTGTTGTTTGAAACACCACAAGATGTTGCTGCAGCGGTTAAGGGTGGTGTTAAGTTGGACAAGGTTAACATCGGTTCAATGTCTCACTCAGAAGGTAAGCGCATGGTGACGAACGCCGTTGCCGTTGACGACGAAGACGTGAAGACGTTGGAGTACTTGCGTGACCAAGGTATCACTTTCGATGTTCGAAAGGTGCCAAGTGATCAAAGCAAGGACATCTTCGACTTGTTGAAGTAA
- a CDS encoding PTS mannose/fructose/sorbose transporter subunit IIC has protein sequence MISAFFVILIAFLAGVEGILDEFQFHQPLVAATLIGLATGHLMEGVILGGTLQMLALGWMNIGAAIAPDAALASVVSAYLVTGPAQVDIKTGMAIAIPLAVAGQILTIGVRTITVALAHVADREAEKGNIAGVERVHWLALVFQGLRIAIPTAIVMAVGAGPVNAALNAIPEVITKGLAVAGGFIVVVGYAMVINMMATAELWPFFFLGFALSAVTELNLIAMGIIGLVLALIYLQLSPKFNGGNGGGSNGGGSAGGNGGDPVDAILNNY, from the coding sequence ATGATTTCAGCGTTTTTCGTAATTCTAATCGCATTCTTGGCCGGTGTGGAAGGAATCTTGGACGAGTTCCAATTCCACCAACCACTGGTCGCTGCAACGTTGATTGGATTGGCAACTGGTCACCTAATGGAAGGTGTTATCCTTGGTGGAACGTTGCAAATGTTGGCTTTGGGATGGATGAACATCGGAGCCGCTATCGCACCCGATGCCGCTTTGGCATCAGTTGTTTCAGCTTACTTGGTTACTGGACCTGCACAAGTTGACATCAAGACTGGTATGGCCATCGCGATTCCTTTGGCCGTTGCCGGACAAATCTTGACGATCGGTGTTCGTACGATTACGGTTGCCTTGGCTCACGTCGCTGACCGTGAAGCTGAAAAGGGTAATATCGCAGGTGTTGAGCGTGTTCACTGGTTGGCTTTGGTCTTCCAAGGATTGCGTATTGCTATCCCAACGGCAATCGTTATGGCCGTTGGTGCCGGACCTGTTAATGCCGCTTTGAACGCTATCCCAGAAGTGATTACTAAGGGATTGGCCGTTGCCGGTGGATTTATCGTGGTTGTTGGTTACGCCATGGTTATTAACATGATGGCAACTGCTGAGTTGTGGCCATTCTTCTTCTTGGGATTCGCCCTATCAGCTGTGACTGAATTGAACTTGATTGCTATGGGTATCATCGGATTGGTACTTGCATTGATTTACCTACAATTGTCACCAAAGTTTAACGGCGGTAACGGTGGTGGATCAAACGGCGGCGGTTCTGCCGGCGGAAATGGTGGCGACCCAGTCGATGCCATTTTGAACAACTACTAG
- a CDS encoding PTS system mannose/fructose/sorbose family transporter subunit IID, whose protein sequence is MSELVKNEVHLTKKELRATWWRSFFLQGSWNYERMQNVGWAFAMIPAIKKLYSSKEDRAAALKRHLEFFNTHPYVASPILGVEMALEEQRANGADIDDETIQGVKVGMMGPLAGVGDPIWWGTVRPVLGAFAAGMAQGGSIMGPIIFFVVWNVLRMGFLWYTQDLGYKQGTNITQNLAGGAMQKITMGASILGMFIMGVLVPRWTTMNFPLVVSKVKVQDGAGVDMGSLASQINDGHVSVSKLIEIVQQIQGGQTLGAYKITTLQDTLNQLIPGLAPLLLLFLVLWLLRKRVSAITIIFGLFAVGILAYALGIMG, encoded by the coding sequence ATGTCTGAATTAGTAAAGAATGAAGTTCACTTGACTAAGAAGGAACTTCGTGCAACTTGGTGGCGTTCATTCTTCTTGCAAGGTTCATGGAACTACGAGCGTATGCAAAACGTTGGTTGGGCATTCGCCATGATTCCTGCAATCAAGAAGTTGTACTCATCAAAGGAAGATCGTGCCGCAGCTTTGAAGCGTCACTTGGAATTCTTCAACACACACCCATACGTGGCTTCACCAATCTTGGGTGTTGAAATGGCTTTGGAAGAGCAACGTGCAAACGGTGCTGATATCGATGATGAAACGATTCAAGGTGTTAAGGTCGGAATGATGGGACCTTTGGCCGGTGTCGGTGACCCAATCTGGTGGGGAACTGTTCGTCCAGTGCTTGGAGCCTTTGCTGCCGGTATGGCACAAGGTGGTTCAATCATGGGACCAATCATCTTCTTCGTTGTTTGGAACGTCTTGCGTATGGGATTCTTGTGGTACACACAAGACCTTGGTTACAAGCAAGGAACTAACATCACGCAAAACTTGGCCGGTGGTGCCATGCAAAAGATTACGATGGGTGCATCAATCCTTGGTATGTTTATCATGGGTGTGCTGGTTCCTCGTTGGACGACGATGAACTTCCCATTGGTTGTTTCAAAGGTTAAGGTACAAGACGGTGCTGGTGTTGATATGGGAAGCTTGGCTTCACAAATTAATGATGGTCACGTTTCAGTATCAAAGTTGATCGAAATCGTACAACAAATCCAAGGTGGTCAAACTTTGGGTGCATACAAGATTACGACGTTGCAAGACACGTTGAACCAATTGATTCCTGGTTTGGCACCATTGCTATTGTTGTTCTTGGTATTGTGGTTGCTACGTAAGCGCGTATCAGCTATCACAATCATCTTCGGATTGTTCGCCGTTGGTATCTTGGCTTACGCACTTGGTATCATGGGATAA
- a CDS encoding DUF956 family protein: MVQALNTKIDLEGNANAMMSPVNIKQGRMFYGDRGMEFRANAGGGYIQIPWDTVESVSMEIFLNFYYRGFFVKTTAGQEFEFVGAKAKQAVEIFRAHLKPEQIRRRKGVLERKK; encoded by the coding sequence ATGGTACAAGCACTTAATACAAAAATCGATCTAGAGGGTAACGCAAATGCGATGATGTCACCGGTTAACATCAAACAAGGACGTATGTTCTATGGTGACCGAGGCATGGAGTTCCGTGCTAATGCTGGTGGTGGCTACATTCAAATTCCTTGGGATACCGTTGAATCAGTTAGTATGGAAATCTTTTTGAATTTCTATTACCGTGGCTTCTTCGTTAAGACGACTGCTGGCCAAGAATTTGAGTTTGTCGGCGCTAAAGCCAAGCAAGCGGTTGAAATCTTCCGTGCCCACCTTAAGCCGGAACAAATTCGCCGCCGTAAAGGTGTTTTGGAACGTAAAAAGTAA
- a CDS encoding histidine phosphatase family protein — translation MKTINLIVVRHGKTYFNRYNKLQGWGNSPLTEDGIADAQRVGETLANVSFKAAYSSDTTRAMDTAKYILAANKVSGDVTLTTSWHFREEFYGSFEGSNMDVAWTAAGAPVGLTTYAQIVDAYGVDRTKDLLKDADPWHDAENATEYWERVDAGFAQILSDERLQDGDTVLLISHGNTLISLADRYGQGKIQVHERPANGSIAHMALSDTGIEITQYNNKKVN, via the coding sequence ATGAAGACAATTAATTTGATCGTTGTGCGTCATGGTAAGACGTACTTTAATCGCTATAACAAGTTACAAGGATGGGGAAACTCGCCGTTAACTGAAGACGGAATTGCTGATGCGCAACGCGTGGGTGAGACGCTTGCGAACGTTTCATTCAAAGCAGCCTATAGTTCGGATACAACCCGTGCGATGGACACAGCCAAGTATATTTTGGCGGCTAACAAAGTGTCTGGGGATGTCACGTTAACAACCTCTTGGCATTTCCGCGAAGAGTTCTATGGTAGCTTTGAAGGTAGCAATATGGATGTCGCCTGGACGGCAGCAGGCGCACCAGTTGGTCTGACAACCTATGCACAAATTGTTGATGCATATGGGGTTGATAGGACCAAGGATTTGCTGAAGGACGCTGATCCTTGGCATGATGCTGAAAATGCAACCGAGTATTGGGAACGTGTTGATGCAGGCTTTGCCCAAATTTTATCCGATGAACGACTACAAGATGGTGATACAGTTTTGTTAATTAGTCACGGAAATACATTGATTTCGTTAGCTGACCGTTATGGACAAGGGAAGATTCAGGTGCACGAACGTCCTGCAAATGGGTCGATCGCGCACATGGCATTGTCTGATACGGGAATTGAAATCACGCAATATAACAATAAAAAAGTGAATTAA
- a CDS encoding teichoic acid D-Ala incorporation-associated protein DltX, giving the protein MIEKLVAMSQQPVVKFVLQTLFYAVVLMILFYLYGYSGLGQGHFIYNEF; this is encoded by the coding sequence ATGATTGAAAAGCTGGTGGCAATGAGTCAGCAGCCAGTTGTGAAATTTGTTTTGCAAACGCTGTTTTACGCAGTTGTATTGATGATTTTGTTCTATTTGTACGGCTATTCAGGTTTAGGCCAAGGACACTTTATTTATAACGAATTCTAG
- the dltA gene encoding D-alanine--poly(phosphoribitol) ligase subunit DltA — MQVTNMLKTIDGYAQTQPDMAVYNVLGETHSYADLKRDSDGLAAYVDSLDLPDKSLVMVFGGQEYEMLATFVGLSKSGHAYAPVDVNSANERLLNILSIGKPSLVIAVDPLPIEITDVPVIDIYQLQTAFKSGASYEMTHAVEGDDNYYIIFTSGTTGLPKGVQISHNNLLSYTNWMLNTEDFSVPEQPQMLAQPPYSFDLSVMYWAPTLAMGGTLYALPKHVTENFKELFAVLPDLPIQVWTSTPSFADMAMLSEDFTAEKMPQIKYFYFDGEELTVSTAAKLHERFPEARIVNAYGPTEATVALSAVAITPAMIEKAERLPIGFPKPDSPTFVMDEEGNKLPVGEQGEIIVSGPAVSKGYLNNPEKTAAAFFELDGQPAYHTGDLGFFDEDGMLHYGGRLDFQIKFNGYRIELEEVSHVLNLSQYVESAVAVPRYNDQHKVQNLLAYVVVKPGVREQFEKDLQLTKAIKEDLKDDMMPYMMPSRFLYRDDLPITPNGKINIKALIAEVNNR; from the coding sequence ATGCAAGTTACGAACATGTTGAAGACGATTGATGGATACGCACAAACACAACCAGATATGGCTGTCTACAATGTGCTAGGTGAGACGCACTCATACGCTGATTTGAAGCGCGACTCAGATGGATTGGCAGCTTACGTCGATTCGCTTGATTTACCAGATAAGTCATTGGTGATGGTATTTGGTGGTCAAGAATATGAAATGTTGGCAACTTTTGTTGGTTTGAGCAAGTCAGGCCACGCTTATGCACCGGTTGATGTTAACTCAGCTAATGAGCGTTTGCTAAACATTTTGTCAATTGGTAAGCCAAGCTTGGTCATTGCGGTTGACCCGTTGCCAATTGAGATTACGGACGTGCCGGTTATTGATATCTATCAATTGCAAACGGCCTTCAAGTCAGGTGCTTCATATGAGATGACGCACGCTGTTGAAGGAGATGATAATTACTACATCATCTTTACTTCAGGAACGACCGGATTGCCAAAGGGTGTGCAAATTTCACACAACAACCTATTGTCATACACGAACTGGATGCTAAACACTGAGGACTTCTCAGTACCAGAGCAACCACAAATGTTGGCACAACCACCATACTCATTTGACTTGTCAGTGATGTATTGGGCACCAACGTTGGCAATGGGTGGTACGTTGTACGCGCTACCAAAGCATGTAACGGAAAACTTCAAGGAGTTGTTTGCTGTTTTGCCAGATTTGCCAATTCAAGTTTGGACATCAACACCATCATTTGCGGACATGGCCATGTTGTCAGAAGACTTTACGGCTGAAAAGATGCCACAAATTAAGTACTTCTACTTCGATGGTGAGGAGCTAACGGTAAGCACGGCAGCTAAGTTGCACGAACGCTTCCCAGAAGCTCGCATCGTGAATGCCTATGGCCCAACGGAAGCAACGGTTGCTTTGTCAGCAGTTGCCATTACGCCAGCAATGATTGAAAAGGCTGAGCGCTTGCCAATTGGTTTCCCAAAGCCTGATTCACCAACCTTTGTCATGGACGAAGAGGGGAACAAGTTGCCAGTTGGTGAACAAGGAGAAATCATTGTTTCAGGTCCAGCTGTGTCAAAGGGTTACTTGAACAACCCTGAAAAGACAGCTGCTGCTTTCTTTGAATTGGATGGTCAACCAGCTTATCACACCGGTGACCTTGGCTTCTTTGATGAAGATGGCATGTTGCACTACGGTGGTCGTTTGGACTTCCAAATCAAGTTCAATGGTTACCGTATCGAGTTGGAAGAAGTGTCTCACGTCTTGAACTTGTCACAATACGTTGAATCAGCTGTGGCTGTGCCACGTTACAACGACCAACACAAGGTGCAAAACTTGTTGGCATATGTGGTTGTAAAGCCAGGTGTTCGTGAGCAATTCGAAAAGGATTTGCAATTGACGAAGGCTATCAAGGAAGACTTGAAGGACGATATGATGCCTTACATGATGCCATCACGTTTCTTGTACCGTGATGACTTGCCAATTACGCCAAACGGTAAGATTAACATCAAGGCTTTGATTGCTGAGGTTAACAATCGATGA
- the dltB gene encoding D-alanyl-lipoteichoic acid biosynthesis protein DltB: MMDWLKALPNWQPYGDPQYFGYLVLALVPIVIAMLYGKRIKWYEGLVSLAFIVLMFAGTHWQQFIALIGYIIWQMVMVFGYAAYRKRADNKWVFYGAVLLDILPLAIVKITPAIDNGQNSLLGFLGISYLMFRSVGMIMEIRDGVLKEFSLPQFMRFMLFMPTLSSGPIDRYRRFNEDYENVPDRDKYLGMLEKAVKYLFLGFLYKFVLAYIFGSLLLPPLEQAALRAGGLFNLPTLGVMYAYGFDLFFDFAGYSLFAVAISYMMGIETPINFDKPFMAKNLKDFWNRWHMSLSFWFRDYIFMRLVMVLMRNKVFKNRNVTSGVAYIINMTIMGFWHGVTWYYISYGIFHGVALVINDWWLRYKKRHKGQVPHNKFTEAFAIFFTFNVVMLSFLLFSGFLNQLWFHQH, translated from the coding sequence ATGATGGATTGGCTTAAAGCATTGCCAAATTGGCAGCCATATGGTGATCCACAATACTTTGGGTACTTAGTTTTGGCGTTAGTGCCAATTGTGATTGCCATGCTGTATGGTAAGCGAATCAAGTGGTATGAAGGTCTGGTGTCATTAGCGTTCATCGTGTTGATGTTTGCTGGGACACATTGGCAACAGTTTATCGCATTGATTGGCTACATTATTTGGCAGATGGTGATGGTGTTTGGTTATGCAGCATACCGTAAGCGAGCCGACAACAAGTGGGTGTTCTACGGCGCTGTCTTGTTAGACATCTTGCCATTGGCGATTGTTAAAATCACGCCAGCTATCGATAATGGTCAAAATTCATTGCTTGGATTTTTGGGGATTTCATACTTGATGTTCCGTTCAGTCGGTATGATTATGGAAATCCGCGATGGCGTGTTGAAGGAATTTTCATTGCCACAGTTCATGCGGTTTATGTTGTTCATGCCAACGCTGTCATCAGGACCAATTGATCGTTACCGTCGTTTCAATGAAGATTATGAAAATGTACCTGATCGCGACAAGTATTTGGGTATGCTTGAAAAGGCAGTTAAGTACTTGTTCTTAGGATTCTTGTACAAGTTTGTCTTGGCTTACATTTTCGGGTCGTTGTTGTTGCCACCTTTGGAACAGGCAGCCTTACGGGCAGGCGGATTATTCAATCTACCAACGCTAGGGGTTATGTACGCTTACGGATTCGACTTGTTCTTTGATTTTGCGGGGTATTCATTGTTTGCCGTTGCCATCTCATACATGATGGGAATTGAAACGCCGATTAACTTCGATAAGCCATTTATGGCGAAGAATTTGAAGGACTTCTGGAATCGTTGGCACATGTCATTGAGTTTTTGGTTCCGTGACTACATCTTCATGCGTTTGGTCATGGTTCTGATGCGCAACAAAGTATTCAAGAACCGTAATGTCACATCAGGTGTGGCCTACATCATCAATATGACGATTATGGGATTCTGGCACGGTGTGACGTGGTACTACATTTCTTATGGAATCTTCCACGGTGTTGCACTGGTCATCAATGACTGGTGGCTACGTTATAAGAAGCGTCACAAGGGACAAGTGCCACACAACAAGTTTACGGAGGCCTTCGCCATCTTCTTCACGTTTAATGTCGTGATGTTGAGTTTCTTGTTGTTCTCTGGTTTCTTGAACCAACTTTGGTTCCACCAACACTAA
- the dltC gene encoding D-alanine--poly(phosphoribitol) ligase subunit DltC, producing the protein MDVKAELIAMINDLFLEDVSDMMDEDLFDAGIMDSMGTVELVLEIESKFNIKVPVSEMGRDDWNTANKIIEGIEELRNA; encoded by the coding sequence ATGGATGTAAAAGCAGAATTGATTGCCATGATTAATGACTTGTTCTTGGAAGATGTTTCCGACATGATGGATGAAGATTTGTTCGATGCCGGTATCATGGATTCAATGGGAACGGTTGAGCTTGTGCTAGAAATCGAATCAAAGTTTAACATTAAGGTGCCAGTATCAGAAATGGGCCGTGACGATTGGAACACTGCTAACAAGATTATCGAAGGTATCGAGGAGTTGCGTAATGCTTAA